The DNA window CTCGACGACCCCGAAAGCGCGTTCGCCGAGCGAGATGGTGTGCGGGCGATTGTTCCGGGCGATCCGGATGCCAGCGACCTCGTGCGTCGGATCCATGCCGCCGATCCGGAGCAGGTAATGCCTCCGCCCCGGCATCCGGTTCAGCTCACCGAGAAGGACAAGGGGCTGCTGGTCCGCTGGATTGAGCAAGGTGCCGAATACGAGGGCCACTGGGCTTTTCAGACTGTCGAACGCCCGAAGGCTCCCGGAGGCGGAGAGGGGCCGGCGGCGGTTGATGCCTTCATCGAGAAGCGCCGGGCAGAGGCAGGGCTCGATGGCAATCCTCCTGCGTCGCGCGAAACCTTGCTACGTCGCCTGAGTCTCGACCTCACCGGCCTGCCGCCAAGCGTCGAGGAGGTCGATGCCTTCGTCCGAGACAAGCGCCCCGATGCCTACGAGCGACAGGTCGATCGGCTTTTGGCCTCGGCCCACTACGGGGAGCGGATGGCGATGTGGTGGCTCGATGGCGCGCGCTATGCCGACAGCCACGGCTTTCAGGCCGACTGGGAGCGTTACCAATGGCCATGGCGTGACTGGGTGATCCGCGCGTTCAACACCAACCAGCCCTTCGACGAGTTCACCATCGAGCAGATCGCCGGCGACATGCTGCCCGGGGCGACCGAGGACCAGGTCGTCGCGACCGGCTTCTGCCGCAACCACCGCATCAACACCGAAGGCGGTGCCCTCGACGAGGAATGGCTCGTCGAGAACGTGATGGACCGGGTCGACACGGTTGGCTCGGTCTGGCTGGGACTTACGCTGAGCTGTGCGCGTTGCCACGACCACAAGTATGATCCGCTCACGCAGCGCGAGTTCTACGAGTTCTTCGCCTTCTTCCACAACGTCCCGGAGCAGGGCAAGGGGCCCGGTCGTCAGGGGAATTTCGAACCGGTGCTGAAACTCGCGTCTCCGGAGCAGGAGGCGGAGCTGGCCCGACTGGCGAAGGAGATTGAGGGCAGTGAGAAGGAACTCCTGCCGTGGTTGCCGAAGAACCTCCACGGACTCGCCAAGACCGCCTTCGGAGAGCGTGGTGGCAATGCCGACGCCGGTCTCAAGAAGCAGATCCAGGGGCTCAAGCAACCGGAGGCTCAGAAACTGAAGAAGCGGAATCTCGAGCTCCGCAAGAAGCACGAGCAGGTCGAGAAGCAGTTCGCTTCCGTCATGGTGATGCGGGAGATGGAAGCCCCGCGGAAGACCTTCATTCTGGACCGCGGCGAGTATCAGAACCGGACCGAGGAGGTTCAGGCCGACTTGCCTGCGTTCCTGCCCCCGCTTCCGCAGGGAGAGGCCATGAACCGCCTCGGACTCGCGCGCTGGTTGGTCAGCCGCGAGCAACCGCTGACCGCGCGCGTGCAGGTCAACCGACTGTGGGAACTCGTTTTCGGGACGGGTCTCGTGAAGTCGAGCGAGAACCTCGGCGTGCAGGCCGACTGGCCGAGCCATCCCGAGTTGCTCGACTGGCTGGGGGCGGAGTTCATGGAGAGCGGCTGGGACGTCAAGGCGATGCTCAAGACGATGGTGATGACCGATGCTTACCGGCAGGACGTGACCGTCGACTCGGTGAAGCTCGAAAAGGATCCGGACAACCGCTTCCTGTCGCGTGGTCCGCGCTTCCGGGTGCAGGCCGAGATCGTGCGCGACCAGGCGCTGGCCATTTCCGGCCTGCTCAACCCGAAGCTGGGCGGGCCGAGCGTGCGGCCGTACCAGCCGGAGGGGATCTGGAGCGAGACGAACTTCTACGGCAACCTTCGTAATTACAAACACGACACCGATGGCGGGCAGTATCGGCGCAGTCTCTACACGATCTGGAAGCGCACCGCGGCGCCGCCGGGCATGACGCTTTTCGACATGCCGAGCCGCGAGGTCTGCGTCGTCCGCCGTTCGCGCAGCAACACGCCGCTGCAGGCGCTGGCGTTGATGAACGACGTGACCTATCTCGAGGCGTCGCGGAGATTCGCCGAGCGCATGATGGAACACGGCGACACGCCGGAAGTGCGGTTGGCGTGGGGATGGAAGTGCGCGACCGCCCGCCAGCCGGATCCGGAGGAGGTCAAGGTGCTGGTCAGCGGCTTCGAACGTCGTCTGGAATTCTACCGACAGAATCCCGAAGAGGCGAACGCGCTGCTGCAGACCGGTGAGGCCCCGGTTTCGGATGGCCACGACCCTGCCGAGTTGGCGGCCATGGCCACCGCCGCCAGCGTCATTCTCAATCTCGACGAAGTGATCACCAAAGGATGAACCCGCTCTCGCTCCAGGATGCGCTGAACCGGCGCACGTTTCTCCGCTCGTCCGCCCACGGCTTCGGTCTGGCCGCGCTGGGTTCGATGTTCGGATCGAACGCGATGGGCGGTGTGCCGTTGCTCGACAAGCCGCATCACCTGCCAAAGGCGAAACGGGTGATCTATCTCTTCCAGTCGGGTGCTCCGTCGCAGATGGACCTCTTCGACCCGAAGCCGATGCTTGAGAAGAGATTCGGCGAGGAGCTGCCGGACTCGATCCGTCAGGGTCAGCGCATCACCGGGATGACCTCGGGGCAGAAGACGCTCCCGGTGGCACCATCGAAGTTCAAATTCGCCCAGTACGGCCAGAGTGGTGCGTGGGTGAGCGAACTGATGCCGGAGACGGCGAAGATCGTCGATGACCTGTGCATCATCCGGTCGATGCACACCGAGGCGATCAATCACGACCCGGCCGTGACCTTCTTCCAGTCCGGATCCCAGCTCGCCGGCCGTCCGAGCATCGGCTCGTGGGTGTCCTACGGTCTCGGTAGTAGCAACAGCGACCTTCCGAACTACGTGGTGCTCACGTCGCGCGGAACCGGTCGCCCGAACGACCAGCCGCTGGCCGATCGCTACTGGGGCGCGGGTTTCCTGCCGACCGAGCATTCCGGAGTGAAGTTCCGCAATGCCGGCGATCCGGTGCTCTATCTTTCGGATCCCGCCGGAATCGACCGGGTCCGCCGTCGTGACATGCTCGACGACCTCGCCGCACTCAACCAGCGGCGCCATGGGATCGTGGGCGACCCGGAGATCGCGGCACGGATCGCGCAGTATGAGATGGCCTTCCGCATGCAGGCCAGCGTGCCGGAGCTCACCGATGTCTCCGGCGAGTCGGAGACGGTGCTCGGCATGTATGGTCCGGACGTCAAGAAGCCCGGAACTTACGCCGCCAACTGCCTTCTCGCCCGACGTCTCGCCGAGCGCGGTGTGCGGTTCATCCAGCTCTTTCACCAGGGGTGGGACCACCACGGCGGATTGCCGAAGGCGTTGGCGGGCCAGTGCCGCGATACCGACCACGCCACGGCCGGGTTGCTCCGAGATCTCAAGCAGCGCGGCCTGCTGGAAGACACGCTGGTCGTTTGGGGTGGCGAGTTCGGACGGACGATCTACTCACAGGGCAAGCTCACCCGCGAGAACTACGGTCGCGACCACCATCCGCGATGCTTCACGATGTGGCTTGCCGGCGCCGGCGTGCGGAAGGGCGTGACCATCGGCAGCACTGACGACTACTCCTACAACATCGTCGAGGATCCGGTCCACGTGCACGACCTCAATGCGACGATCCTCCATCTGCTCGGCGTCGACCACGAGAAGCTCGTCTTCAAGTACCAAGGCCGCCAGTACCGCCTCACCGACGTTCACGGCCATCTCGTCCGGAAGGCCATGGCATGAAAAAGGCCCGGGGCTCTTCCCCGGGCCGAAGTCCGTCCGAGTGGCGATCTCCCGATCGCGCTGTCGATCACCAACCGATCCGCACGTCCGGACCGATCAGCTGGATGCGTGACTCCTGGATCGCCTGGATGCGTTCCATGGCTCGGCCGACCGAAATACGGGCGGGTTCCGGCAGTGCGGTGAGTCCGGCTTCGCGGACGATCGCACGCACCGCGTCGGCCGCCGGTGCGGGTCGGCTGCTCATGCGGACAAGTTCGCCATCCTTGTTCTTTTCCGGCTTCGAGAACATGCCTTCGAAGGCGCTCTTCGGCTCGGGGCGGAGTTTGGAGTCGGCCCCCTCGATGCCGGCTTCCTTGGCTGCCCATTCGATCGCGTCGGTCAGGCCGCCGAGTTCATCGACGAGGCCGAGCTCGAGCGCCTTACGTCCGGTGTAGACGCGGCCGCCGGCCATCGGCTCGAGTTCGCCCTTCAGTCGGTCACCGCGGCCATCGGTGATGCGCTTCTTGAAGGTTCCGTAGACGTCGAGCATCGACTGGCGGATGATCGCGGCTTCCTCGTCGGAAAACGGCTCGGTCATCGACATCGCGTCGGCGTGCTTGCCGCGCTGGATCGTGTGGGTGGTGATGCCGAGCTTGTCCATCGCGCCGGCCATCACGAACTTCATGCCGACGACTCCGATCGATCCGGTGATGGTGCCGGGCTCGGCGAAGATGCGGTCCGCTCCGGCGGAAACGTAGTAGCCACCGCTGGCCGCGACGCCACCCATCGAAACCGCGAACGGACGTCCGGCCGCCTTCCACTCGTCGGTGGCTTCCCACAGCACTTCCGAGGAAAGCGCCGAGCCGCCGGGCGAATCGACCCGCAGGACCATCGCCTTCGCATGCTCGTCCTTCAGCAGCTTGACGATCGCGGCGCGCACCGGCGCGATCGACTGGTCGGAGATACCCCCTTCGAGAGCGACCACGGCAACGTAGTCGTCCTTCGACTTCGAGTCGTCGGCCGAGCTCATCATCAGCTTGAAGACATCGAAGATGCTGTCGAGGTCGGGACCGTCGAGATCCGGCAAACCGTACTCGCGGTCGAACTTCGCTTCGGCGTATTCCTCGCGCAGCTTGGCATTGAAGTCGGTGCGGTACTGGAGGTCGTCGACCAGTCCGGCTTCCTTGGCGTCGCTGGCGGTGAAGGTGCCTCGGTCGACCAGCGACAGGACCTTCTCGCGCTCCAGCTTGCGGCCTTCGGCGACGGTGCCGGTGATTTCCGAAAAGATACCGTCGATCAGTTCCTCGGTTTGCTTGGCGGCGAACTCGCTCGGTCCGGTGCGGTAGAACTCCTCGCCGAAGCTCTTGAAGTCACCGATGTGGATGACGTCCGCCTGCAGGCCGGCTTTGTCGAGCAGGCCCTTGAAGTACATCGACTCCGAAGCGATGCCGGCGAAGTCGACGCCGGCCTCGGGCATGAGCACGAAGTGGTTGGCGGCGGAGCCGAGCAGGGCGGACTTGTTTGAGTAGTAGTCGCTGTAGAGCCACACGTCCTTGCCGGCTTCGCGGGCGTCAGCGAGGTGGCCTCGGAGTTCCTCGAGTTGGGCGAGGCCAAGCGTCGCGCCATCGACGTCGAGCACGAGCGCCGTGACCTCCGGATCGGCGGCGGCCATCTTGAGCCCGCGGGTCAGGTCGTGGAAGGTCAGCGGCCGCTCGGGGCTGAACTCCATCGAGAACATCGAGTTTGAGGTGACTCCGCTTTCGGACAGAGGACCTTCGAGATCGTAAACGGCGACGATCGGCTTTTCATCGGCCAGCGCGAATGAAGCGGTGGCGGCAAGGATCAGGAGTGGCGATTTCATGGAATGTGGGACGTGTCTCCGAGGTTTAGCGTCGACCTACACCGGATCCGTCGGGAATTCACTTCCGAAGTGGCCGGGCAATTGGAATGGACGGGGTGGTCGGTCACCCTCGGCTGGCCGTAGGTCTACCTGTTCGGCTCTCAGACCCCTTCGAGCCGCGGACGACCGGGGCGGTCGTCCCTACCTTTCACTCGCCGCTGTCGGGAAACCAGCGCTGCATGGTCTGCTTGGCGCGGTCGATGTGCTCCCGTTTCACATGGGCGGCGACGATGCCGAAGGCGACCGCGAGCGCACCGAGGTCGTCGGAGAAGCCGACGACAGGGACGAGGTCGGGGATCGCGTCGACCGGTGCGATGAAATAGCCGAGGGCAGAGATGATTGTGCCCTTCGCCCACTTCGGAGTGTCCTCATCCTTGAGGGCCTCGTAGAGAGTCAGCACCTTCTCCACGACCTCGATGCCCGCATTCCGGGCGAAGCCGCCGAGCTTCTTCCAAAGCGAGTCTTCCGAGTATTCGTCTGAGTGATCCTGGTCTTCCATGCGTTTTGTCTGCGCGGGTGCCGCCCTGCGGAATTGGCGAAGCGGTCCGACGCGGCCGCCAGAACGATGAAGAGCAACGCGGTTGGCGCAAGGTTGTTTCCGACGGGCCAGGCGTGCGGGTTGTGTTGGTATCGGTTTTTCACGCGCTCCCATTCCACGTTCTTGCGCTCCGCACGAAAACCGATAGATCGGGAACCGTCGTGCAAGATCCTACCGAGAACCCCTACGCAGCTCCCACCACGGTGGAAGCATCACCCGTCGTTATCGAATCGTCCGCAGCGGCCATCCCCGAAACGGCTTCGCTCGGGCTCCGGTTCGCGAATCTGATCATCGACCGGATCGCTTCGATGGTGGTCGTTTTCGTGATCAGCTTCGCTTACGGCTTCGCGCTCGTGGCGTCCGGGTCGGAGATCGAGGAGGACTTCGGCACCGGCATGGAGCTGGTCCTCGCGCTGGGCTCGACCTTTCTCTACTACGCCGCCTGCGAGTCGATTTTCGGCCGCACGCTGGGCAAGCTGATCACCGGCACCAAGGTGATCGACGAGAACGGCGCCAAGCCGAGCTTCCTCCGGGCGCTGGCCCGCACGGTGTGCCGCTTCATTCCCTTCGAGCCGTTCTCCTTCTTCGGCAGCGAGCAGCGCGGCTGGCACGACTCGATCACCCGCACTTGGGTGGTGAAGTGCCGATGAGGCGCGGGTTCGGTGGCGGAAATCGCCCGCTCCGGCGGGAATCGGGCGCTTGAGGGTTGCCCTTTCACGCTGTCGGGCCTATGCGCGCGGCCCGATGTTCTCCGACCTTTTCCGAAAAAAGAACGGCAACTGGAAAGACGACACGCTTTCCGGTCTGACCGTCGCGCTCGCGCTGGTGCCGGAGGCAATCGCCTTTTCGTTCCTTGCCGGAGTCAATCCGATCATCGGCCTCTGGTCGGCGGTGTTCGTCGGATTCATCACCTCGACCCTCGGTGGCCGGCCCGGGATGATCTCGGGTGCGACCGGTGCCATCGCGATCGTCGCGGCCAAGGCGGTCGACCTCGGCGAGGCGGCGGGTGGCGAGGAAATGGGGCTCAAGTATCTCTTCGTGACGCTGGTTCTCGCCGGCGTGATCCAGCTGCTCGCCGGTGCCTTGAAACTCGGACGCTTCATCCGTCTGGTGCCGCACCCGGTGATGATCGGTTTCGTCAATGGACTCGCGATCGTGATCGGTCTGGGCCAGCTCGGGTTCTTCAAGAAGCTCGCCGAAGTGAAGGAGGACGGCACGCGGATCATGGAGTGGCTTCCCATTCCGGAACTCGCCCTGATGGTCGGACTGGTGATCGGCGCGATGGCGATCATCCATTTCCTCCCCAAATATACCAAGGCCATCCCGTCGGCGCTGGCGGCGATCCTTCTGATTGGCACGCTCGGCTACTTCGGAGTCTTTGATGCGCGGACCATTGCCGACGTGCTCAAGGACGGCGGCGGTGACGGCACCCTGAGCAACGCTTTCCCGGTGCCCGCCAACTTCGCGGGACTCACTTGGGATTGGCCGTTCTTCCAGTCCATCCTTCCGATCGCACTGACCATCGCGCTAGTCGGTCTGATCGAGTCGCTGATGACCATGCAGCTCATCGACGAGATCACCGAAACGCGCGGCCAAGGCAACCGCGAGTGCGCTGCCCAGGGTGCGGCCAACGTGCTCTCCGGCCTGTTCGGCGGCATGGGTGGCTGCGCGATGATCGGACAGTCGCTCATCAACATCCGCTCGGGTGGCCGCGGTCGCACCTCCGGCATTGTCGCTGCGGTGGCGTTGGGCCTGTTCATTCTCTTCGCCGGACCGGTGATCGTGCAGATCCCGATCGCGGCACTGGTCGGGGTGATGTTCATGGTGGTGATCGGGACCTTCGAATGGTCGTCGCTGCGGACTTTCGGCAAGGTTCCGGTTTCCGAGATTTTCGTCATTCTGGCGGTCACGCTGGTGACCGTGTTCATGCACAATCTCGCCCTCGCGGTGTTTGTCGGCGTGATCCTTTCGGCGCTCGTTTTCGCTTGGGAAAGCAGCCGGCACGTCAACGTGCAGGTCGAGCACGAGACGGAGGACGAGAAGATCTACTCGCTCGACGGCTTGCTCTACTTCGGTTCGGTGCGCGACTTCGCCGACCACTTCCAAGCGCGCTCCGATGTGCCGAACATCGTGATCGATTTCGCCCGCGCCCGGGTCTGCGACCTGTCGGGCATCGAGGCGATCAACGCCCTTACCGAGCGTTACCGGAAAGCCGGCAAGAACCTCAAACTGCGCCACCTTTCGCCGGACTGCCGCCGGATGCTCGACCGCGCCAGCGCGCTGATCGAAATCGAGGTCGCCGAGGACGATCCGGAATACCTCGTGGCGCGGATCAAGCCGCACTGAGGGACCGGCGAGCGGCGCGCTCCCGCGCCCGAAGGTAGAGTGTGCCGGCATCCTGAGTCGCTTCTGGACCCGGGAGTTGGCGGCCAGGTTTCCGCTCACGACATCGATCCCATCGATGATTGGTGAGAGAATTTGGATGACCCGAATGGCGATGCATTTTGCTACGCTGCCGGAATCGGCACATGCCGTAGCCTCCCATGAACGCTTTCGAATTCCTCGCCATCCTCGGTCTGGGCATCTGGATCTGGGTCCACACCCGCCGGTCGTCGGAGCGGATCCGGGCGCTTGAAAACGAACTGACGGCGCTGCGCTCGCAGCAGATGAGCGTCAAACCGGTTGAGCTACCGGCGCCGCAGCCCGAGAGCGCGATGGAGCGCGCGAAACGGGAAGCGGCCGAGAAGCCGCCGACCGTCCCGGAACCCCAGCCGGAAGCGCCTCCCAAGCCGGCCGCGACTCCGCCGCCGATGCCCGCCTTCGCGCCTGCAACCGAGACAAAACCCGAGCCTACCCCGCCGCCGCCTCCCGCCGCCAAGCCCGTTCCGGCCGCCAGCACGCCGGCACCGCCCGAACCGGTGCCTGCCGCCCCGCCGAAGTTCCCGGCGCGCGAGCCGCAGCCAGCCTTCGAACTGCAGCCGATTCTCGAGAAGATCAAACTCTGGCCTCCCTCGGGCGAGAATGCCGAAGCCGCGATCGGTGCATGGTGGTTGTCGCGCCTCGGCCTGATCGTCCTGATCATCGGCGCGGTGTTCTTCGGGGTCCGGATCGCCGAGAACACGCCGCCGTGGGTTCGCCTTGCCACGCTTGGCGCGATCGCCACCGGCGTCACGCTGCTCGGCGTCTGGCTGGAGCGGAAGCTGACCGTGTTCGGCCGGCTGATCTCCGCCGGCGGTCTCGCCTTGGGCTACTTCACAGCACTCGCGGCGTATGGGATCGAGGCGACCAAGGTGATCGACAACCCCGGCACCGGCTTCCTCGTCCAAGCCGCGGCGGTGGTCGTCGTGGTTGCGTGGAGTTGGTGGAAAAAGGATGAGGCGATCGCGTCGATGGCGGTCCTGTTGGGGCTCATCGCGTGCCTGTTCTCGCACTACCACGACCTCGATCACTTCGTGATGCTCGGTCTGCTCTGTCTCGCGGCGGGAGGGGGTGCATTGTTGGTGCTCCGCAGCTGGCTTTGGCCTCACACAATCGGCATGGCCGGGGCTTGGTTCGGGTTTTTCGTTCTCGGAGTCTTCGATTGGCCACGGGGCGGTGGGCCGGGCTACGCGCTTGAGTTGGGCAGCGTGGTTCTGCTGGCCGTCGTGCTCGAGCTCGCCTCGTTCATCGATCAGGGACGCCACGCCTCCGAAGATGGGCATCAGGGGAAGGGGCGCTGGAGGCGCTACCTCGCCTTGGCCAACACTTCGCTTGCGGTGGCTGTCGGATGGCTGGCGATCCGGCTTTCCTATCCGTCGTCGGTCGAAGACGGCCAGATGCCGATTTTCTACCTCACCTTCGCGGGACTCACCGGAGCCTTCGCGGCGTTGCGCGGATGGCGCCGCCACCCGATCGCGATCACCGAGACCTTTTTCCTCAAGGCCATGGGTCTGCTGGCCCTGTATTTCGTGGCGAAGTTCGACGGTCCCACCCGGTGGCTGTCGCTTTCGGGCCAGACGGTGGCGCTCGTCTGGGCGTGGAGGCGCTCGCGGCTGCTCTGGGTGGAAGTCGGACTGGCTGCCTTGTTTGCCGGAACTCTGACGGTCATCGCCCACGACGTGATGCGGCCGGTCGAGGGTGAGTGGGCCTTCTTCAGCATCCGCCACGTCGTCGGGTTCGTGTCGCTGACCGTTCTCACGCTGACCCTTGCCCTCCACGCGCGGTGGTCGGACTCGCCTGAACCCGATCCTGCGGCCGAGGAACCGATTGAAGCGGGAGTCGGCGCGATCCTGCGCATGATCGCTGGTGGGTTAGCTGGCTTGTTGGTGATCCCGTTGGTGGACCCGGGTAGCGGTCCTGCCGCAGCGGTGCTGACGTCGGTTGGTGCCCTGATGGTGGCAGCGCCTCTGGCAGTGGGTCGGAGCTTCCCTCCGCTCCTGGCCGGGCTGATCGCTCTCGGCTATGCCTTCGGTCTCTACCTTCAGCCCTCCGGATCGGCGGGATGGAACGATACGCTCACCGGGTTGTGGCTGATCCTGCTGGCGTTCGGGGGAGCGGAGCTGGCCCTGCGCTTCTGGGATCGGAAGTGGCACTTCGGGAACGCGGTGCGGGTCGGTCTGTCGGGTGCCGGATTGTGGATGCTGGCGATCCTGTTGATCCGTCACACCGGCGATGCATCGCCATGGATCTGCGGGCTCTGCGTCCTGCTCGTCGCGGCGGCCGCAGGCTTCGTGGGCATTCGCCAGTCCGTCGGGTTCGCGGTGGATCATCTCTCCGGGAATCCGGTGAGCTCGCAGGCGATGCGCTGGGCTCTGGGAGCGGTGTCCGGCCTGATCCTGATCGGGGCTGGAATCGAACTCATGCCCGACGCCGACCAACTGCCGATCGTGCTCACGGTCGCGGCGGC is part of the Haloferula helveola genome and encodes:
- a CDS encoding PSD1 and planctomycete cytochrome C domain-containing protein, with protein sequence MPALADDVRFNRDVRPILADNCLACHGADEAAVEAGLRLDDPESAFAERDGVRAIVPGDPDASDLVRRIHAADPEQVMPPPRHPVQLTEKDKGLLVRWIEQGAEYEGHWAFQTVERPKAPGGGEGPAAVDAFIEKRRAEAGLDGNPPASRETLLRRLSLDLTGLPPSVEEVDAFVRDKRPDAYERQVDRLLASAHYGERMAMWWLDGARYADSHGFQADWERYQWPWRDWVIRAFNTNQPFDEFTIEQIAGDMLPGATEDQVVATGFCRNHRINTEGGALDEEWLVENVMDRVDTVGSVWLGLTLSCARCHDHKYDPLTQREFYEFFAFFHNVPEQGKGPGRQGNFEPVLKLASPEQEAELARLAKEIEGSEKELLPWLPKNLHGLAKTAFGERGGNADAGLKKQIQGLKQPEAQKLKKRNLELRKKHEQVEKQFASVMVMREMEAPRKTFILDRGEYQNRTEEVQADLPAFLPPLPQGEAMNRLGLARWLVSREQPLTARVQVNRLWELVFGTGLVKSSENLGVQADWPSHPELLDWLGAEFMESGWDVKAMLKTMVMTDAYRQDVTVDSVKLEKDPDNRFLSRGPRFRVQAEIVRDQALAISGLLNPKLGGPSVRPYQPEGIWSETNFYGNLRNYKHDTDGGQYRRSLYTIWKRTAAPPGMTLFDMPSREVCVVRRSRSNTPLQALALMNDVTYLEASRRFAERMMEHGDTPEVRLAWGWKCATARQPDPEEVKVLVSGFERRLEFYRQNPEEANALLQTGEAPVSDGHDPAELAAMATAASVILNLDEVITKG
- a CDS encoding DUF1501 domain-containing protein, which translates into the protein MNPLSLQDALNRRTFLRSSAHGFGLAALGSMFGSNAMGGVPLLDKPHHLPKAKRVIYLFQSGAPSQMDLFDPKPMLEKRFGEELPDSIRQGQRITGMTSGQKTLPVAPSKFKFAQYGQSGAWVSELMPETAKIVDDLCIIRSMHTEAINHDPAVTFFQSGSQLAGRPSIGSWVSYGLGSSNSDLPNYVVLTSRGTGRPNDQPLADRYWGAGFLPTEHSGVKFRNAGDPVLYLSDPAGIDRVRRRDMLDDLAALNQRRHGIVGDPEIAARIAQYEMAFRMQASVPELTDVSGESETVLGMYGPDVKKPGTYAANCLLARRLAERGVRFIQLFHQGWDHHGGLPKALAGQCRDTDHATAGLLRDLKQRGLLEDTLVVWGGEFGRTIYSQGKLTRENYGRDHHPRCFTMWLAGAGVRKGVTIGSTDDYSYNIVEDPVHVHDLNATILHLLGVDHEKLVFKYQGRQYRLTDVHGHLVRKAMA
- the sppA gene encoding signal peptide peptidase SppA, translated to MKSPLLILAATASFALADEKPIVAVYDLEGPLSESGVTSNSMFSMEFSPERPLTFHDLTRGLKMAAADPEVTALVLDVDGATLGLAQLEELRGHLADAREAGKDVWLYSDYYSNKSALLGSAANHFVLMPEAGVDFAGIASESMYFKGLLDKAGLQADVIHIGDFKSFGEEFYRTGPSEFAAKQTEELIDGIFSEITGTVAEGRKLEREKVLSLVDRGTFTASDAKEAGLVDDLQYRTDFNAKLREEYAEAKFDREYGLPDLDGPDLDSIFDVFKLMMSSADDSKSKDDYVAVVALEGGISDQSIAPVRAAIVKLLKDEHAKAMVLRVDSPGGSALSSEVLWEATDEWKAAGRPFAVSMGGVAASGGYYVSAGADRIFAEPGTITGSIGVVGMKFVMAGAMDKLGITTHTIQRGKHADAMSMTEPFSDEEAAIIRQSMLDVYGTFKKRITDGRGDRLKGELEPMAGGRVYTGRKALELGLVDELGGLTDAIEWAAKEAGIEGADSKLRPEPKSAFEGMFSKPEKNKDGELVRMSSRPAPAADAVRAIVREAGLTALPEPARISVGRAMERIQAIQESRIQLIGPDVRIGW
- a CDS encoding YkvA family protein, with amino-acid sequence MEDQDHSDEYSEDSLWKKLGGFARNAGIEVVEKVLTLYEALKDEDTPKWAKGTIISALGYFIAPVDAIPDLVPVVGFSDDLGALAVAFGIVAAHVKREHIDRAKQTMQRWFPDSGE
- a CDS encoding RDD family protein codes for the protein MEASPVVIESSAAAIPETASLGLRFANLIIDRIASMVVVFVISFAYGFALVASGSEIEEDFGTGMELVLALGSTFLYYAACESIFGRTLGKLITGTKVIDENGAKPSFLRALARTVCRFIPFEPFSFFGSEQRGWHDSITRTWVVKCR
- a CDS encoding SulP family inorganic anion transporter; protein product: MFSDLFRKKNGNWKDDTLSGLTVALALVPEAIAFSFLAGVNPIIGLWSAVFVGFITSTLGGRPGMISGATGAIAIVAAKAVDLGEAAGGEEMGLKYLFVTLVLAGVIQLLAGALKLGRFIRLVPHPVMIGFVNGLAIVIGLGQLGFFKKLAEVKEDGTRIMEWLPIPELALMVGLVIGAMAIIHFLPKYTKAIPSALAAILLIGTLGYFGVFDARTIADVLKDGGGDGTLSNAFPVPANFAGLTWDWPFFQSILPIALTIALVGLIESLMTMQLIDEITETRGQGNRECAAQGAANVLSGLFGGMGGCAMIGQSLINIRSGGRGRTSGIVAAVALGLFILFAGPVIVQIPIAALVGVMFMVVIGTFEWSSLRTFGKVPVSEIFVILAVTLVTVFMHNLALAVFVGVILSALVFAWESSRHVNVQVEHETEDEKIYSLDGLLYFGSVRDFADHFQARSDVPNIVIDFARARVCDLSGIEAINALTERYRKAGKNLKLRHLSPDCRRMLDRASALIEIEVAEDDPEYLVARIKPH
- a CDS encoding DUF2339 domain-containing protein, which gives rise to MNAFEFLAILGLGIWIWVHTRRSSERIRALENELTALRSQQMSVKPVELPAPQPESAMERAKREAAEKPPTVPEPQPEAPPKPAATPPPMPAFAPATETKPEPTPPPPPAAKPVPAASTPAPPEPVPAAPPKFPAREPQPAFELQPILEKIKLWPPSGENAEAAIGAWWLSRLGLIVLIIGAVFFGVRIAENTPPWVRLATLGAIATGVTLLGVWLERKLTVFGRLISAGGLALGYFTALAAYGIEATKVIDNPGTGFLVQAAAVVVVVAWSWWKKDEAIASMAVLLGLIACLFSHYHDLDHFVMLGLLCLAAGGGALLVLRSWLWPHTIGMAGAWFGFFVLGVFDWPRGGGPGYALELGSVVLLAVVLELASFIDQGRHASEDGHQGKGRWRRYLALANTSLAVAVGWLAIRLSYPSSVEDGQMPIFYLTFAGLTGAFAALRGWRRHPIAITETFFLKAMGLLALYFVAKFDGPTRWLSLSGQTVALVWAWRRSRLLWVEVGLAALFAGTLTVIAHDVMRPVEGEWAFFSIRHVVGFVSLTVLTLTLALHARWSDSPEPDPAAEEPIEAGVGAILRMIAGGLAGLLVIPLVDPGSGPAAAVLTSVGALMVAAPLAVGRSFPPLLAGLIALGYAFGLYLQPSGSAGWNDTLTGLWLILLAFGGAELALRFWDRKWHFGNAVRVGLSGAGLWMLAILLIRHTGDASPWICGLCVLLVAAAAGFVGIRQSVGFAVDHLSGNPVSSQAMRWALGAVSGLILIGAGIELMPDADQLPIVLTVAAALVFASAWLTRSAVPALAGGLPLLMGFGVYLYEFENSGGSSLHVVSTLVIVGISIATSWVLSRQKIRLGLMIGFDAVLQVLAVVSVHWLLRTMLPMPQVFLADALLAVLMVGFSNRLPFRSLPFVSALPWALGLLHFGRVWVMEGAVEDMRWVWWIVAVAVGGWLWLAYRRMIESQPVVGRRVAGGFACLAAGVLSVVGFRMLPEPWHLVSLAGVSVAMAGLGWFGKLPGCRAWSIVPLVVAMVASLARIAGVIAGPEDATLVSVITVSVLIAAHGVILTLKATKPERSRVWVHGLAALGLAFIAFASPTVGVDSLTTVCWGATAIVLFGIGLVAGLKPYRLTGLLGLGLSMVRMFLIDIEDPLYRIYAFFAIAAVLLGVGYLYHRFRHLIERADGVTPPKPDPELRSPS